Below is a window of Bacteroidales bacterium DNA.
AGGCGGTACAGTATCATTTTCTCCACCCGTTAATGTGCCGATTTGAGCACAACCGTATATGAATAAAGATACTACTAAAAGAATATATATGTATTTTAATTTCATTTTAATATAAATGTCTGAAATATTTTTTGAAATAATCATCAAAAATAATAAAATTTGTGAGTTCAAAATAAATTATGATAAGAATAAGTCATCACAGAAAAAAATGTATAGGGTGCAATTATTGCATTGAGGCTGCTCCTTATAGGTGGGTAATGAATGATGATGACGGTAAAAGCAATTTGTTAGATTCAAAAGAAAATAAAGGGATATATATATTTGTAACATCA
It encodes the following:
- a CDS encoding ferredoxin, which translates into the protein MIRISHHRKKCIGCNYCIEAAPYRWVMNDDDGKSNLLDSKENKGIYIFVTSDDEYEDNNEAANLCPVNIIRVEKI